One window from the genome of Amycolatopsis sp. NBC_01480 encodes:
- a CDS encoding XdhC family protein — MTAEPDACAVAHGEAEDEPAERTLVAVFASPVSRYLLAYAADAGYRTVLFEPDAARATGDADVRTTAPELDRGTDVVVTDHHRPELGEVLQTALAGDPRWIGVLGNPRHPGPHVEALTALGVPAPDIARVHRPVGLNIGSRTPPEIAIATLAGLLADRNDRPGGFEF; from the coding sequence ATGACCGCTGAACCGGATGCCTGCGCGGTCGCGCACGGCGAAGCCGAGGACGAGCCGGCCGAGCGGACGCTGGTCGCCGTGTTCGCCTCGCCCGTCTCGCGGTACCTGCTGGCTTACGCCGCCGACGCGGGCTACCGCACCGTGCTGTTCGAGCCCGACGCCGCGCGCGCCACCGGCGATGCCGACGTCCGCACCACGGCGCCGGAGCTGGACCGCGGCACCGACGTCGTGGTCACCGACCACCACCGGCCCGAGCTGGGCGAGGTGCTGCAGACCGCGTTGGCCGGCGACCCGCGCTGGATCGGCGTGCTCGGCAACCCGCGGCACCCGGGCCCGCACGTCGAGGCGCTGACCGCGCTCGGCGTGCCGGCGCCGGACATCGCGCGGGTGCACCGGCCGGTCGGGCTGAACATCGGCTCGCGCACCCCGCCGGAGATCGCCATCGCCACCCTGGCCGGCCTGCTCGCCGACCGCAACGACCGGCCCGGCGGCTTCGAGTTCTGA
- a CDS encoding NUDIX hydrolase — protein MSVLAWLLPVVAVIVLLGGLFLVATANRLDRLHVRTDAGWAALDAALARRAVVARAAAVLLDSDGAGLHAAAERAEGAARADREAEENELTLVLARVDRSRLPAVLAEELTDAEHRVVIARRVHNDAVRDTLALRRRRKVRYFKLAGTAPLPEYFEFAEPDV, from the coding sequence ATGAGCGTGCTGGCCTGGCTGCTGCCCGTCGTCGCCGTGATTGTCTTGCTGGGCGGGCTTTTCCTGGTGGCGACGGCGAACCGGCTCGACCGCCTGCACGTGCGCACCGACGCGGGCTGGGCGGCGCTCGACGCGGCGCTCGCCCGGCGCGCGGTGGTCGCGCGCGCCGCCGCGGTGCTGCTCGACAGCGACGGCGCCGGGCTGCACGCCGCGGCCGAGCGGGCCGAAGGCGCGGCTCGCGCCGACCGCGAGGCCGAGGAGAACGAGCTGACGCTGGTGCTCGCCCGCGTCGACCGGTCCCGGCTGCCCGCGGTGCTGGCCGAGGAGCTGACCGACGCCGAGCACCGCGTCGTGATCGCGCGGCGCGTGCACAACGACGCGGTCCGCGACACCCTGGCGCTGCGCCGCCGCCGGAAGGTGCGGTATTTCAAGCTCGCGGGCACCGCCCCGCTGCCGGAGTACTTCGAGTTCGCCGAACCGGACGTGTAG
- a CDS encoding glycosyltransferase family 4 protein, producing the protein MKIGIVCPYSFDVPGGVQGHVIDLARALIERGHQVSVLAPADEDAVLPDFVHPAGKALGVRYNGSVARLQFGPVSYARVRRWIRDNGFDVLHLHEPAAPSLSLLALKIADGPIVATFHTATTRSRTLSAFQPVLRPLLEKITARIAVSALARRVQVEHAGGDAVEIPNGVDAEFFSRAVPLEGYPRAGGTVGFVGRFTEPRKGMEVLLEALRRLLPDFEDLRLLVVGRGEPDQLRRMAGPRLWPHIELLGQVDDATKARALRSVDLYCAPNTGGESFGMILTEAMAAGTPVLASDLDSFRRVLDDGTAGMLAGTADPASLADGLRELLGDPARRASLAAAAGERVIAYDWSVVVTQVLRVYETAIAADPRRVVAADRELAR; encoded by the coding sequence CTGAAGATCGGGATCGTCTGCCCGTACTCCTTCGACGTGCCGGGCGGGGTGCAGGGGCACGTGATCGACCTGGCGCGGGCGCTGATCGAGCGCGGGCACCAGGTTTCGGTGCTGGCGCCGGCCGACGAGGACGCCGTGCTGCCGGATTTCGTGCACCCGGCCGGGAAAGCGCTCGGCGTCCGCTACAACGGCTCGGTGGCGCGGCTGCAGTTCGGGCCGGTGTCCTACGCCCGGGTGCGCCGGTGGATCCGGGACAACGGCTTCGACGTGCTGCACCTGCACGAGCCGGCCGCGCCGAGCCTTTCGCTGCTGGCGCTGAAGATCGCCGACGGGCCGATCGTCGCCACCTTCCACACCGCGACCACCCGCTCGCGCACGCTTTCGGCGTTCCAGCCGGTGCTGCGGCCGCTGCTGGAGAAGATCACCGCGCGGATCGCGGTGTCCGCGCTGGCCCGCCGGGTCCAGGTGGAGCACGCGGGCGGCGACGCGGTCGAGATCCCGAACGGCGTCGACGCCGAGTTCTTCAGCCGCGCCGTCCCGTTGGAGGGCTACCCGCGCGCGGGCGGCACGGTCGGGTTCGTCGGCCGGTTCACCGAGCCGCGCAAGGGCATGGAGGTGCTGCTGGAGGCGTTGCGGCGGCTGCTCCCGGACTTCGAAGACCTGCGGCTGCTGGTGGTCGGCCGCGGCGAGCCGGACCAGCTGCGCCGGATGGCCGGCCCGCGGCTGTGGCCGCACATCGAGCTGCTGGGTCAGGTGGACGACGCGACCAAAGCGCGCGCCCTGCGCAGCGTCGACCTCTACTGCGCGCCGAACACCGGCGGCGAGAGCTTCGGCATGATCCTCACCGAGGCCATGGCGGCGGGCACCCCGGTGCTGGCCAGCGACCTCGACTCGTTCCGCCGGGTGCTCGACGACGGCACGGCCGGCATGCTCGCCGGGACCGCCGATCCCGCCTCGCTCGCGGACGGTCTGCGTGAGCTGCTCGGCGACCCCGCGCGACGCGCGTCGCTGGCCGCGGCGGCGGGGGAGCGGGTGATCGCGTACGACTGGTCGGTGGTGGTCACGCAGGTGCTGCGGGTGTACGAGACGGCGATTGCCGCCGACCCGCGACGCGTCGTCGCCGCGGACCGGGAGCTGGCCCGGTGA
- a CDS encoding phosphatidylinositol mannoside acyltransferase yields MSALSRRLGEFGYAAGWSLTRRLPESLGAMLFGLGADVAVRRGGGGVRQLRANLARVVPQADETELDELVRQAMRSYARYWYETFRLPAMDRDTVIGKVGAKITGVENIDAALAEGNGAVCALPHSGNWDAAGVWMADYLGSFTTVVERLEPESVYRRFVAFRESLGFEIVPLTGDSAAMRVLLKRLRENKVVCLVGDRDLTASGLPVKFFGDRARMPAGPARLAATTGAALLPVGSWFTEDGWQMRVHPRIRVTARAEVPAATQALADVFAGDIAAHPADWHMLQKFWLSDLEAGESADSAGLEEAAS; encoded by the coding sequence GTGAGCGCGCTGTCCCGGCGGCTCGGCGAGTTCGGTTACGCGGCGGGCTGGAGCCTCACCCGCCGGCTGCCGGAGTCGCTGGGGGCGATGCTGTTCGGCCTCGGCGCGGACGTCGCCGTGCGCCGGGGCGGCGGCGGGGTGCGCCAGCTGCGCGCCAACCTCGCGCGCGTGGTGCCGCAGGCCGACGAGACGGAGCTGGACGAGCTGGTCCGCCAGGCCATGCGCTCGTACGCGCGCTACTGGTACGAGACCTTCCGCCTGCCCGCGATGGACCGGGACACGGTGATCGGCAAGGTGGGCGCCAAGATCACCGGCGTCGAGAACATCGACGCCGCGCTGGCCGAGGGCAACGGCGCCGTGTGCGCCCTGCCGCACAGCGGCAACTGGGACGCCGCGGGCGTCTGGATGGCGGACTACCTGGGCAGCTTCACCACGGTGGTCGAGCGGCTGGAGCCGGAGTCGGTGTACCGCCGTTTCGTGGCTTTCCGCGAGTCGCTGGGGTTCGAGATCGTCCCGTTGACCGGCGACAGCGCCGCGATGCGCGTGCTGCTGAAACGGTTGCGGGAGAACAAGGTGGTCTGCCTGGTCGGCGACCGGGACCTGACCGCGAGCGGCCTGCCGGTGAAGTTCTTCGGCGACCGCGCGCGGATGCCGGCCGGCCCGGCGCGGCTCGCGGCCACCACCGGCGCGGCGCTCCTGCCGGTCGGCTCGTGGTTCACCGAGGACGGCTGGCAGATGCGGGTGCACCCGCGCATCCGGGTCACCGCCCGCGCCGAGGTGCCGGCGGCCACGCAGGCGCTGGCCGACGTCTTCGCCGGCGACATCGCCGCGCACCCGGCGGACTGGCACATGCTGCAGAAGTTCTGGCTTTCCGACCTCGAGGCGGGCGAAAGCGCCGACAGTGCCGGTCTTGAAGAAGCGGCGAGCTGA
- the pgsA gene encoding phosphatidylinositol phosphate synthase, with amino-acid sequence MLNIFARASVSRVTDPIGRTLVRAGLTPNAMTVIGTAGAVACALAFFPQGLLLWGTFTVWGFAMLDLLDGAMARARGYGTPFGAVLDATCDRLVDGALFAAIAWWCFVVDHNNRAAAAALICLVLAQVISYVKARAEASGLEADGGLIERAERLIIALVGTGLHGLGVPWTVEITLWLLAVLSAVTLIQRAAAVAKAARAVAARQAAETAESAEPPASPDAGPQAPLAGDVQPGGAQP; translated from the coding sequence ATGCTCAATATTTTCGCCCGTGCCTCAGTCTCCCGCGTCACCGATCCCATCGGCCGGACGCTGGTCCGGGCCGGACTGACCCCCAACGCGATGACCGTGATCGGCACCGCGGGTGCCGTCGCGTGCGCGCTCGCCTTCTTCCCGCAGGGGCTGCTGCTGTGGGGGACCTTCACCGTGTGGGGGTTCGCCATGCTGGACCTCCTCGACGGCGCCATGGCCAGGGCCCGCGGCTACGGCACCCCGTTCGGCGCCGTGCTCGACGCGACCTGCGACCGGCTGGTGGACGGCGCGCTGTTCGCCGCCATCGCCTGGTGGTGCTTCGTGGTGGACCACAACAACCGGGCCGCGGCCGCCGCGCTGATCTGCCTGGTGCTCGCCCAGGTGATCTCGTACGTCAAGGCGCGCGCCGAGGCGTCCGGGCTGGAGGCCGACGGCGGCCTGATCGAGCGGGCCGAGCGGCTGATCATCGCGCTCGTCGGCACCGGGCTGCACGGCCTCGGCGTGCCGTGGACCGTGGAGATCACCCTCTGGCTGCTCGCGGTGCTCTCGGCGGTCACGCTGATCCAGCGGGCCGCCGCGGTCGCGAAGGCCGCCCGCGCCGTCGCCGCCCGCCAGGCCGCGGAGACGGCGGAATCCGCGGAACCACCCGCGTCGCCGGACGCCGGACCGCAGGCGCCGCTGGCCGGCGACGTGCAGCCGGGCGGGGCGCAGCCGTGA
- a CDS encoding MarR family winged helix-turn-helix transcriptional regulator, producing MSEPRWLSGAEQQVWRDFSMATTMLQAHLEGQLQHESGMPHTYYEVLVSLSEAEGRRLRMSELAAVRRSSRSRLSHAVARLEAKGWVQRESCPTDKRGAWAVLTDAGFAALEEAAPGHVEAVRESLFDALSPAQVAALGEISAAILDRLRPRCAAAEAAEAAAGFVAPVVELPKSG from the coding sequence ATGTCCGAACCTCGATGGCTTTCCGGCGCCGAGCAGCAAGTCTGGCGCGACTTCTCCATGGCCACCACCATGTTGCAGGCGCACCTCGAGGGCCAGCTCCAGCACGAGTCGGGCATGCCGCACACCTACTACGAGGTGCTCGTCTCCTTGTCCGAGGCCGAAGGCCGTCGGCTGCGGATGAGCGAGCTGGCCGCGGTACGGCGTTCCTCGCGCAGCCGGCTCTCGCACGCCGTCGCCCGGCTGGAGGCCAAGGGCTGGGTGCAGCGCGAGTCCTGCCCCACGGACAAGCGCGGGGCCTGGGCGGTGCTCACGGACGCCGGGTTCGCCGCGCTGGAGGAGGCCGCGCCGGGCCATGTCGAGGCCGTGCGCGAGAGCCTGTTCGACGCGCTTTCGCCCGCGCAGGTGGCCGCTTTGGGCGAGATCAGCGCCGCGATCCTGGACCGGCTCCGGCCGCGCTGCGCGGCCGCGGAGGCCGCCGAAGCAGCGGCCGGCTTCGTCGCGCCGGTCGTCGAACTGCCGAAATCCGGCTGA
- a CDS encoding HIT family protein has product MSGPDGPELVEQDGAGVPDALQRLWTPHRMAYIKGQDKPDDDEADGCPFCRIPSLDDETGLVLARGETVYALLNLYPYNPGHLMVVPYRHVADYTELTVEETRELAEFTRHAMRVVRVVSAAHGFNIGMNQGVIAGAGIAAHLHQHLVPRWGGDANFMPVIGHTKVLPQLLGETRKLLADAW; this is encoded by the coding sequence GTGAGCGGCCCGGACGGCCCGGAACTCGTCGAGCAGGACGGCGCCGGGGTCCCGGACGCGTTGCAGCGCCTGTGGACCCCGCACCGGATGGCCTACATCAAGGGCCAGGACAAGCCGGACGACGACGAGGCGGACGGCTGCCCGTTCTGCCGCATCCCCAGCCTCGACGACGAGACCGGGCTGGTGCTGGCGCGCGGCGAAACGGTGTACGCGCTGCTGAACCTGTACCCGTACAACCCCGGTCACCTGATGGTGGTGCCGTACCGGCACGTGGCGGACTACACCGAGCTGACCGTCGAGGAGACCCGTGAGCTGGCCGAGTTCACCCGGCACGCGATGCGGGTGGTGCGGGTGGTCTCGGCGGCGCACGGGTTCAACATCGGCATGAACCAGGGCGTGATCGCCGGCGCGGGCATCGCGGCGCACCTGCACCAGCACCTGGTGCCGCGCTGGGGCGGGGACGCGAACTTCATGCCGGTGATCGGGCACACGAAGGTGCTGCCGCAGCTGCTGGGCGAGACCCGGAAACTGCTCGCCGACGCCTGGTGA
- the thrS gene encoding threonine--tRNA ligase has protein sequence MSHPPSAASAPAPRVVVPAGTTAGAAVREAGLPTKGPDTVVVVRDAEGKLRDLAWTPEAEAQVEAVAASTEDGRSVIRHSAAHVLAQAVQQEFPDAKLGIGPPVRDGFYYDFAVDKPFTPEDLQALEKRMKQIVKGAQQFSRRVFGSVDEAKKELADEPFKLELVDLKSDVDTSEVMEVGGGELTSYDNLDPRTKERVWSDLCRGPHVPTTKFIPAFKLTRVAAAYWRGSEKNPQLQRIYGTAWESGEAQEAYLERIAEAERRDHRRLGAELDLFSFPEEIGSGLPVFHPKGGIIRRELETYSRRRHEEAGYEFVNTPHISKGELFHTSGHLPYYADTMFPPVKFDDEDYYLKAMNCPMHNLIYRSRGRSYRELPLRLFEFGTVYRYEKSGVVHGLTRVRGLTMDDSHIYCTKEQMPGELRSLLKFVLDLLADYGLSDFYLELSTRGDSEKFIGEDWEWEEATETLRQAAVDSGLELVPDPGGAAFYGPKISVQAKDAIGRTWQMSTIQLDFNQNKRFELEYTAPDGSRQRPVMIHRALFGSIERFFGVLTEHYAGAFPAWLSPVQVVGIPITADQVEFLQGVEKALRAKGIRVETDASDDRMQKKIRTHTTQKVPFMLLAGAKDAEAGAVSFRFRDGGQINGVAVDTAVEAIAEWVARRENASPSADAVEAILR, from the coding sequence GTGTCGCATCCGCCGTCAGCCGCCTCAGCACCCGCCCCGCGCGTGGTGGTACCGGCGGGCACTACGGCGGGAGCCGCGGTCCGCGAAGCGGGCCTGCCGACCAAGGGCCCGGACACCGTCGTGGTGGTCCGCGACGCCGAGGGCAAGCTGCGCGACCTCGCCTGGACCCCGGAGGCCGAGGCCCAGGTGGAGGCGGTCGCCGCCAGCACCGAAGACGGCCGCAGCGTGATCCGCCACTCGGCCGCGCACGTGCTCGCCCAGGCCGTGCAGCAGGAGTTCCCGGACGCCAAGCTCGGCATCGGGCCGCCGGTGCGGGACGGCTTCTACTACGACTTCGCGGTCGACAAGCCGTTCACGCCCGAAGACCTGCAGGCGCTCGAGAAGCGGATGAAGCAGATCGTCAAGGGCGCCCAGCAGTTCTCGCGCCGCGTCTTCGGCTCGGTCGACGAGGCGAAGAAGGAACTGGCCGACGAGCCGTTCAAGCTGGAGCTGGTCGACCTCAAGTCCGATGTGGACACCAGCGAGGTGATGGAGGTCGGCGGCGGCGAGCTGACCAGCTACGACAACCTCGACCCGCGCACCAAGGAGCGCGTGTGGAGCGACCTCTGCCGCGGCCCGCACGTGCCCACCACCAAGTTCATCCCCGCGTTCAAGCTGACCCGGGTGGCCGCCGCGTACTGGCGCGGCAGCGAGAAGAACCCGCAGCTGCAGCGGATCTACGGCACCGCGTGGGAGTCGGGCGAGGCCCAGGAGGCCTACCTGGAGCGGATCGCCGAGGCCGAGCGCCGCGACCACCGCCGCCTCGGCGCCGAGCTGGACCTGTTCTCCTTCCCCGAGGAGATCGGCTCGGGGCTGCCGGTGTTCCACCCCAAGGGCGGCATCATCCGCCGGGAGCTGGAGACCTACTCGCGCCGCCGCCACGAAGAGGCCGGCTACGAGTTCGTGAACACCCCGCACATCAGCAAGGGCGAGCTGTTCCACACCTCGGGCCACCTGCCGTACTACGCGGACACCATGTTCCCGCCGGTCAAGTTCGACGACGAGGACTACTACCTCAAGGCCATGAACTGCCCGATGCACAACCTGATCTACCGCTCGCGCGGCCGGTCGTACCGGGAGCTGCCGCTGCGGCTGTTCGAGTTCGGCACCGTGTACCGGTACGAGAAGTCGGGCGTGGTGCACGGCCTCACCCGGGTGCGCGGCCTGACCATGGACGACTCGCACATCTACTGCACCAAGGAGCAGATGCCGGGCGAGCTCCGGTCCCTGCTCAAGTTCGTACTCGACCTGCTGGCCGACTACGGCCTCTCGGACTTCTACCTCGAGCTGTCCACCCGCGGCGACTCGGAGAAGTTCATCGGCGAGGACTGGGAGTGGGAGGAGGCCACCGAGACGCTGCGGCAGGCCGCCGTCGACTCCGGCCTCGAGCTGGTGCCGGACCCGGGCGGCGCGGCGTTCTACGGCCCGAAGATCTCCGTGCAGGCCAAGGACGCGATCGGCCGCACCTGGCAGATGTCCACGATCCAGCTGGACTTCAACCAGAACAAGCGGTTCGAGCTGGAGTACACCGCCCCGGACGGCTCGCGCCAGCGGCCGGTGATGATCCACCGCGCGCTGTTCGGCTCGATCGAGCGGTTCTTCGGCGTGCTGACCGAGCACTACGCGGGCGCGTTCCCGGCCTGGCTCTCGCCGGTGCAGGTGGTCGGCATCCCGATCACCGCCGACCAGGTCGAGTTCCTCCAGGGCGTGGAGAAGGCGTTGCGCGCCAAGGGAATCCGCGTGGAGACCGACGCGAGCGACGACCGGATGCAGAAGAAGATCCGCACGCACACCACGCAGAAGGTGCCGTTCATGCTGCTGGCCGGCGCCAAGGACGCGGAGGCCGGCGCGGTGTCGTTCCGGTTCCGCGACGGCGGCCAGATCAACGGGGTCGCGGTGGACACCGCGGTCGAGGCGATCGCCGAATGGGTGGCCCGCCGCGAGAACGCCTCGCCGAGCGCCGACGCCGTGGAGGCGATCCTGCGGTGA
- a CDS encoding malonic semialdehyde reductase — MTTFAESAEELQVPAEIQDLLFREARTANSFSDEPVTDEQVRAIYDLVKWAPTSMNTQPLRALVLRTDEARRRLVPHLAEGNRAKTESAPLTVILAADVDFHENIPQVFPHNPGVKDMFAEESGRVEFSKLNSLLQVGYFIIGVRAAGLAAGPMTGFDAAGVDREFFGENNWRSLVVVNVGKPGENPWFDRLPRLEFEQVVETL; from the coding sequence ATGACCACATTCGCTGAATCCGCCGAGGAACTGCAGGTGCCCGCCGAGATCCAGGACCTCCTGTTCCGCGAAGCCCGCACCGCCAACAGCTTCAGCGATGAGCCGGTGACCGACGAGCAGGTCCGCGCGATCTACGACCTCGTCAAGTGGGCCCCGACCTCGATGAACACCCAGCCGCTGCGCGCGCTCGTGCTGCGCACCGACGAGGCGCGCCGCCGCCTGGTGCCGCACCTGGCCGAGGGCAACCGCGCCAAGACCGAATCCGCCCCGCTGACCGTGATCCTGGCCGCCGACGTCGACTTCCACGAGAACATCCCGCAGGTCTTCCCGCACAACCCCGGCGTGAAGGACATGTTCGCCGAGGAGTCCGGCCGCGTGGAGTTCTCGAAGCTGAACTCGCTGCTGCAGGTCGGCTACTTCATCATCGGCGTCCGCGCCGCCGGCCTGGCCGCCGGCCCGATGACCGGGTTCGACGCCGCCGGTGTCGACCGCGAGTTCTTCGGCGAGAACAACTGGCGCTCGCTGGTCGTGGTGAACGTCGGCAAGCCCGGTGAGAACCCGTGGTTCGACCGCCTGCCGCGGCTCGAGTTCGAGCAGGTCGTCGAGACCCTCTGA